From a single Candidatus Sulfotelmatobacter sp. genomic region:
- a CDS encoding EamA family transporter — MSRTLNLGEAPIDSTGACALILGAISWSIAASLSRRLPLPTSKAMSSGAQMLAGGIFLTLTAALLGEFRGFHVRAVSRGAWIALAYLIVAGSIVAFTAYVWLLHQESPTKVGTYAYVNPVVAVLVGYFLGGEALGPRTIVGTLLVLVSVVVITTAGKTATPNPVKDVAEFAEP, encoded by the coding sequence GTGAGCCGTACCCTGAACCTGGGAGAAGCTCCCATTGATTCCACTGGCGCCTGCGCCTTGATCCTCGGGGCCATCAGTTGGTCGATTGCGGCGTCCTTAAGCCGCAGGCTGCCGCTGCCCACCTCCAAGGCCATGAGTTCCGGGGCGCAGATGCTAGCTGGAGGAATCTTTCTCACTCTAACCGCTGCGCTTCTCGGAGAGTTCCGGGGCTTTCATGTGCGGGCGGTTTCTCGCGGGGCATGGATCGCTCTGGCCTATCTGATCGTGGCCGGATCAATCGTTGCATTTACCGCGTATGTTTGGCTGCTCCACCAGGAGTCGCCGACAAAAGTGGGCACGTACGCTTATGTGAACCCGGTCGTCGCCGTCCTGGTGGGATATTTCCTCGGCGGCGAAGCCCTCGGCCCGCGCACCATCGTCGGAACGCTGCTGGTGCTGGTGAGTGTGGTGGTGATCACGACCGCAGGGAAAACTGCTACGCCTAATCCTGTGAAGGACGTCGCCGAATTCGCCGAGCCCTAG
- a CDS encoding beta-ketoacyl-ACP synthase III, whose protein sequence is MTKPIRAQISALGTYVPPRLLTNADLEKMVDTNNEWIMARVGIRERHIVDKGVATSDLAVAAAKIALERRGLNPSDIDLIIVGTVTPDMFFPSTACLVQNKLGAKGAWGFDVSAACSAFLYSLQTAAQFIASGQHKRALVIGADVMSSIIDYADRATCVIFGDGAGAAILEPAEDDSVGLIDYVHEVDGSGGQFLYMPGGGSLNPTSKETVEKRMHYVHQDGQQVFKFAVRKQTELCQTLLERNGLKGSDIDAFIPHQANLRIINATADRLGLRPEAVIVNIDRFGNTTAGTIPLAMNTALEQGKLKKGSLVMLASVGAGFTVGATLLRWAY, encoded by the coding sequence TTGACCAAACCGATCCGCGCCCAGATCAGCGCTCTCGGCACCTACGTGCCGCCTCGTCTTCTTACCAACGCCGACCTCGAAAAAATGGTCGACACCAATAACGAATGGATCATGGCCCGCGTCGGCATTCGCGAGCGCCACATCGTGGACAAGGGCGTAGCCACCAGTGACCTCGCCGTGGCAGCTGCCAAGATTGCCTTAGAACGCCGCGGCCTCAATCCCAGCGACATCGACCTCATCATCGTGGGCACGGTCACTCCGGACATGTTCTTTCCCTCCACCGCCTGCCTGGTGCAAAACAAACTCGGCGCCAAGGGAGCTTGGGGATTCGATGTCTCTGCAGCCTGCTCTGCCTTTCTCTACTCCTTGCAGACCGCGGCGCAATTCATTGCGAGCGGCCAGCATAAGCGCGCGTTGGTGATCGGCGCGGATGTAATGTCTTCGATCATCGACTACGCCGACCGCGCTACCTGCGTTATTTTCGGGGACGGTGCGGGGGCGGCGATTCTGGAGCCCGCCGAAGACGACTCTGTGGGATTGATTGACTATGTTCACGAAGTTGACGGATCGGGCGGGCAGTTTCTCTATATGCCAGGCGGAGGCAGCCTGAATCCCACCAGCAAGGAGACGGTTGAGAAGCGCATGCATTACGTGCATCAAGACGGCCAGCAGGTGTTTAAGTTTGCCGTCCGGAAGCAGACTGAGCTCTGCCAGACGCTGCTCGAGCGTAATGGGTTGAAAGGCTCCGACATCGATGCATTCATTCCTCATCAAGCCAACCTCCGAATCATCAACGCCACGGCCGACCGCTTGGGCCTGCGGCCCGAAGCGGTAATTGTCAACATCGACCGCTTCGGGAATACGACCGCGGGCACAATTCCACTGGCGATGAATACCGCGCTCGAGCAGGGTAAGCTGAAAAAAGGAAGCCTAGTGATGCTGGCGTCGGTAGGGGCGGGGTTTACGGTAGGCGCTACTCTGCTGCGTTGGGCGTACTAG
- a CDS encoding nuclear transport factor 2 family protein, with protein MIRKAICWSLLLFLVLFLGSAGVAAQNADPRETKLIVLEHLWNEAQVNRDASALDALVSSRFINTEWDGDVSDKQKFLADIKDPHFKPSLANIQDVKMNFFGDTAVITGIYHTAGTYQGKPYDHVGRFTDTWVLDTGKWQCVASHTSLLKK; from the coding sequence ATGATTCGTAAGGCGATTTGCTGGTCTCTGCTGTTGTTCCTGGTATTGTTCCTGGGCTCGGCCGGAGTCGCCGCCCAAAACGCCGATCCCCGCGAGACTAAGCTGATAGTACTGGAGCACCTGTGGAATGAGGCTCAGGTAAACCGGGATGCATCCGCCCTGGATGCATTGGTTTCGAGCCGTTTTATAAACACCGAGTGGGACGGCGACGTCAGCGATAAGCAGAAGTTTCTGGCAGACATCAAAGATCCGCATTTCAAACCCAGCCTCGCCAATATCCAGGACGTGAAGATGAACTTCTTCGGCGATACGGCGGTGATCACGGGTATCTATCACACCGCCGGCACTTATCAGGGTAAGCCATACGACCACGTCGGACGATTCACCGACACGTGGGTTCTCGACACCGGCAAATGGCAATGCGTGGCCAGCCACACCAGCCTGCTGAAGAAATAA